One part of the Arabidopsis thaliana chromosome 1 sequence genome encodes these proteins:
- a CDS encoding Disease resistance protein (TIR-NBS-LRR class) family, translating to MASSSSSPIWKYDVFLSFRGEDTRKNIVSHLHKQLVDKGVVTFKDDKKLELGDSISEEISRAIQNSTYALVILSENYASSSWCLDELRMVMDLHLKNKIKVVPIFYGVDPSHVRHQTGSFTFDKYQDSKMPNKVTTWREALTQIASLAGKDFETCEDEASMIEEIVKDISKKLLIMQPVDFSDIVGMNAHMERLSPLLSMDSENEVRMIGIWGMGGIGKTTIAKCLFDQFSQGFPARCFLENVSKIYRKGGVSSLAEKFLSTTLGLSKKKMKGSGVKLGPQEIKARFGCRKVFVVLDNVDDMRQMHAFAQESSWFGPGSRIIITTRDKGLLNTYGVRTVYEVKCMDNDAALQLFNQLAFKGALPPSELYEKLSIRASWLAQGLPVAIEAYGLFFRRMTSLKEWDDALCRFIEAPDESVMEILKISYDGLEETDKNVFLHVACLFNGEPLRRATTLLDDGVLQGCLGLKILAEKSLIEITASGYIKMHNLVDQTARAIVNQESMQRRHGRGVLWNPYEIYELLKRNTTSEPTNCMALHMCDMVYALHLGGYTAYHDTLKFLKIYKHSNHIKSKLLFSGDDTNLLSSRLRLLHWDAFPLTTFPCRFQPQDLVEIILHRSNLTSFWKETVGMPNLRRLDLSDSENLEQLPDLSMAVNLEELITQGCKRLKKIPESISYLTRLTTLDVSYCEELASYITIRELNRSGRQIALYFSGKEVETRSIANLSIGGNIHIQMFWLDGNVDHLSFTTEQQGPDKLTKKEKQQAPGELTKREQQQEPRKKTILCGFGSLMRKGRKVKATSEFLDHEWMMQRDQLAPDNQQALEFSTRTRQALQFLPEFHGQESVKKAQGKSQPTSKFHGFTSVDISRFRYSSDGASFLCFSLSMFPCVKELILINLNIKVIPDDVCGLKFLEKLDWSGNDFETLPETMNQLPRLKYASFRNCCRLKALPALVQLETIKLSGCINLQSLLELSYAEQDCGRFQWLELWVDGCKSIRSILDQLRHFIKLSYLDLSSHEFEKLPSSIEVLSSLRTLCLNKCKKLKSIEGLPLCLKSLYAHGCEILETVSLPLNHSVKHLDLSHCFGLKRDEHLIAQFLNEGENEEVCFQLILPLLHCKQPELDHSPSFFLFVVVLE from the exons AtggcttcatcttcttcatctcctatCTGGAAGTACGATGTGTTCTTGAGTTTCCGGGGAGAAGACACCCGCAAGAACATTGTCAGTCATTTGCACAAACAACTTGTCGATAAGGGAGTTGTTACGTTCAAAGATGATAAAAAGCTTGAGCTCGGCGACTCCATCTCCGAAGAAATCAGCAGAGCCATTCAAAACTCTACATATGCTCTTGTGATTCTATCGGAGAACTACGCTTCATCTAGTTGGTGCTTGGACGAGCTCCGCATGGTAATGGATCTTCACCTAAAGAATAAGATTAAAGTTGTCCCCATTTTCTATGGAGTTGATCCTTCTCACGTGAGACATCAGACTGGGAGTTTCACATTTGACAAGTACCAAGACTCTAAAATGCCTAACAAGGTCACAACTTGGAGAGAAGCTCTCACCCAGATCGCCAGTTTAGCAGGAAAGGATTTTGAAACTTG TGAAGACGAGGCGTCGATGATTGAAGAGATTGTTAAAGACATTTCAAAAAAGTTGTTGATTATGCAGCCAGTAGATTTCAGCGACATCGTAGGGATGAACGCTCACATGGAGCGCCTGAGTCCTCTATTGAGTATGGACTCTGAGAATGAGGTTCGTATGATAGGAATCTGGGGAATGGGAGGCATCGGCAAAACCACCATTGCCAAGTGTCTCTTTGACCAGTTTTCACAGGGATTTCCAGCTCGTTGTTTCCTTGAAAACGTTTCCAAGATTTATAGAAAGGGTGGTGTCTCGTCTTTAGCAGAAAAGTTTCTTTCAACTACACTTGGTCTgtctaagaagaagatgaagggtTCGGGCGTAAAACTTGGACCCCAGGAGATTAAGGCGAGGTTTGGATGTCGTAAAGTCTTTGTTGTCCTTGATAATGTGGATGACATGAGACAAATGCATGCTTTTGCTCAAGAGTCGAGCTGGTTTGGGCCAGGCAGTCGAATAATCATAACAACACGAGACAAGGGCTTGCTCAATACATACGGAGTAAGAACTGTATATGAAGTTAAGTGCATGGATAATGATGCTGCTCTTCAGTTATTTAACCAGTTGGCTTTCAAAGGAGCGCTTCCTCCTTCTGAACTTTATGAAAAACTGTCAATCCGAGCGTCTTGGCTTGCTCAAGGTCTTCCAGTCGCTATTGAAGCTTATGGATTATTTTTCCGAAGAATGACATCTTTAAAGGAGTGGGACGATGCATTATGTAGATTTATAGAAGCTCCTGATGAAAGTGTTATGGAGATCTTGAAAATTAGCTACGATGGATTAGAGGAAACAGATAAAAATGTATTCCTTCATGTAGCATGTCTCTTTAATGGAGAACCTCTCCGGCGTGCCACTACCCTTCTCGATGATGGTGTACTACAGGGTTGTCTGGGATTAAAAATATTGGCTGAGAAGTCTCTCATTGAAATAACAGCCAGTGGGTATATAAAGATGCATAATTTGGTAGACCAAACTGCAAGAGCAATTGTTAATCAAGAATCCATGCAGAGGCGCCATGGACGAGGAGTTTTGTGGAATCCTTATGAAATTTATGAATTACTGAAACGTAACACG ACAAGCGAACCAACCAATTGCATGGCACTACATATGTGTGACATGGTTTATGCATTGCATCTGGGAGGGTATACAGCGTACCACGATACTCTCAAATTCCTCAAGATCTACAAGCACTCGAACCATATTAAGTCCAAGCTGCTTTTCAGTGGTGACGATACAAATCTACTTTCATCAAGGCTTAGGTTACTACATTGGGACGCATTTCCCTTGACAACCTTCCCTTGCCGATTCCAGCCGCAAGATCTTGTTGAAATCATTCTACATCGCAGCAATCTCACAAGCTTCTGGAAAGAAACCGTG GGGATGCCAAACTTGAGAAGATTGGACTTGTCAGATTCTGAAAATCTGGAACAACTTCCAGATCTTTCAATGGCCGTTAATTTGGAGGAATTGATAACTCAAGGCTGCAAGAGGCTGAAGAAAATTCCAGAGTCCATCAGCTACCTTACTAGATTGACGACGCTTGATGTCTCATACTGTGAGGAGCTTGCTAGTTATATCACTATAAGGGAATTGAATAGGAGCGGCCGTCAAATTGCTTTGTATTTCTCGGGTAAAGAAGTGGAAACGAGGTCCATTGCAAATCTATCTATTGGAGGAAACATACATATTCAGATGTTTTGGCTTGATGGCAACGTAGATCATCTCAGTTTTACTACTGAGCAACAAGGACCTGATAAattgacaaagaaagagaagcaacAAGCACCTGGTGAATTGACAAAGAGGGAGCAGCAACAAGAACCTcgtaaaaaaacaatattatgtGGTTTTGGATCGCTTATGAGGAAAGGACGGAAAGTTAAGGCCACTTCAGAGTTTCTTGATCATGAATGGATGATGCAGAGGGATCAGCTAGCGCCTGATAACCAACAAGCTCTTGAATTTTCTACAAGGACACGGCAGGCACTTCAGTTCTTGCCAGAGTTTCATGGTCAGGAATCGGTGAAGAAAGCACAGGGAAAATCTCAACCCACATCCAAGTTCCATGGATTTACTTCAGTAGACATCAGCAGGTTCAGGTACAGCAGTGATGGTGCaagtttcctctgttttagcCTTTCGATGTTCCCCTGCGTGAAAGAGTTAATTCTAATCAACCTAAACATTAAAGTGATCCCAGATGACGTGTGCGGCTTGAAATTCCTAGAGAAACTGGACTGGAGTGGCAATGATTTTGAGACTTTACCAGAAACCATGAATCAACTTCCCAGGTTGAAATATGCCAGCTTTCGTAACTGTTGCAGACTCAAAGCATTGCCAGCGCTGGTTCAGTTGGAGACAATCAAACTCTCTGGCTGTATAAACCTCCAATCATTGTTGGAACTTTCTTATGCTGAACAAGACTGTGGCAGATTCCAATGGCTTGAGCTTTGGGTTGATGGCTGCAAGAGCATTCGATCAATTTTAGATCAGCTTAGACATTTTATCAAGCTATCATATTTAGATCTTAGCAGCCatgaatttgagaaattgCCATCCAGCATCGAAGTGCTTTCCTCTTTGAGAACTCTCTGCCTTAATAAGTGCAAGAAACTCAAATCGATTGAAGGGCTTCCGTTGTGCCTCAAGTCTCTCTACGCCCATGGCTGTGAAATCTTGGAAACTGTTTCCCTTCCTTTGAACCATTCTGTAAAACACCTTGATCTTAGTCATTGTTTCGGTTTAAAACGGGATGAACATCTGATCGCTCAGTTTCTCAACGAGGGAGAAAACGAAGAGGTATGTTTCCAGCTTATTCTTCCATTACTCCACTGCAAACAACCTGAACTTGATCATtctccatctttttttcttttcgttgTTGTCCTCGAATAG
- a CDS encoding Disease resistance protein (TIR-NBS class) (Disease resistance protein (TIR-NBS class); FUNCTIONS IN: transmembrane receptor activity, ATP binding; INVOLVED IN: signal transduction, defense response, apoptosis, innate immune response; LOCATED IN: intrinsic to membrane; EXPRESSED IN: stem, sperm cell, root; CONTAINS InterPro DOMAIN/s: NB-ARC (InterPro:IPR002182), Disease resistance protein (InterPro:IPR000767), Toll-Interleukin receptor (InterPro:IPR000157); BEST Arabidopsis thaliana protein match is: disease resistance protein (TIR-NBS class) (TAIR:AT5G48780.2); Has 7950 Blast hits to 7386 proteins in 227 species: Archae - 0; Bacteria - 12; Metazoa - 0; Fungi - 0; Plants - 7937; Viruses - 0; Other Eukaryotes - 1 (source: NCBI BLink).) codes for MASSSSSSEHKVFLSFRREDTGRTFVSHLYRSLDQKEIRTYKFENQQAGDGKRISSEVKQAINESRIAVVVISENYVSSVLCLDVLAKIIERLPLIKIETVFYEVDPGDLTRPTGKFADDFRRHEARENRRTVNRWRDALDQLVSITNSNFCSRNWEDDSKMIDDLIIRLINIYFSKYYTPDVDIIAETTVGLDASVLGLMTDIDMKYKLNSLSGSVESGFGLERYALEATSVMDDMSNESPSPTSDDSNGLVGMYRHKKAVYGLLDLESKNQVRTIGIWGFQGVGKTTLAECVFDDISSHFQHYCFLTNANKIYQNRISPSLLKHLTRRRSSEDIFDAIKPSLVNRKVLFVVDGVDATYNEQFNDAMKVTRWLGPGSRIIMTSRFKSSLKFGGAKYEMECLRYEEALQLFSLYAFKKTYPLIGFELFSIRAVHFAGRLPLSLKVLGSFLYDKDEESWKRTLHKLEASQDNDRRYVSNYIGAGEYLPRRQIELEQYVSPDEEEYSPSYIMSL; via the exons atggcttcttcttcctcctcatcAGAGCATAAAGTGTTCCTGAGTTTTAGAAGAGAGGACACCGGTAGAACTTTTGTCAGCCATCTATACCGTTCGTTGGATCAAAAAGAAATTCGAActtacaaatttgaaaaccaGCAGGCGGGAGACGGAAAGAGGATATCTTCTGAGGTCAAGCAGGCTATCAACGAGTCTAGGATTGCTGTCGTTGTGATATCGGAGAACTACGTCTCTTCCGTCTTGTGCTTGGACGTACTCGCGAAGATAATTGAGCGTTTGCCTCTCATCAAAATCGAAACAGTCTTCTACGAAGTGGATCCGGGGGATTTGACAAGACCAACTGGTAAATTCGCCGACGACTTCAGGAGGCATGAAGCGAGAGAAAATCGGAGAACCGTGAATCGTTGGAGGGATGCACTGGACCAATTGGTTAGCATCACCAACAGTAATTTTTGTTCGCGCAATTG GGAGGATGATTCCAAGATGATCGATGATCTAATCATCAGACtaatcaatatttatttttctaaatactACACACCGGACGTAGATATAATCGCAGAAACGACAGTTGGCCTAGACGCGAGCGTTCTGGGATTGATGACAGATATCGATATGAAGTACAAACTCAACAGTCTGTCTGGGTCTGTAGAATCTGGATTTGGACTTGAGAGATATGCACTTGAAGCCACATCTGTTATGGACGATATGTCAAATGAATCGCCTTCTCCCACATCTGACGACTCCAACGGTCTTGTTGGGATGTATCGTCATAAGAAAGCGGTCTATGGATTGCTTGATTTGGAATCTAAGAACCAGGTCCGTACAATTGGCATTTGGGGTTTCCAAGGCGTCGGGAAAACGACACTTGCTGAATGTGTTTTCGACGACATCTCAAGCCACTTTCAACACTACTGCTTCCTAACCAATGCCAATAAAATCTATCAGAACCGCATCTCACCAAGTTTACTAAAACATCTTACAAGGAGAAGGAGTTCTGAAGACATATTTGATGCCATCAAACCAAGTCTTGTAAACCGAAAAGTCctgtttgttgttgatggtgtTGATGCTACTTACAATGAACAATTTAACGATGCCATGAAGGTTACCCGTTGGCTCGGTCCTGGCAGTAGAATTATCATGACATCTAGATTCAAGTCTTCGCTTAAGTTCGGTGGGGCAAAATACGAGATGGAGTGTCTGAGATATGAGGAAGCTCTACAACTCTTCTCTCTATACGCTTTCAAGAAAACTTACCCTCTTATTGGTTTTGAACTATTCTCCATTCGTGCTGTCCACTTTGCTGGACGTCTTCCTCTGTCCCTGAAAGTACTCGGTTCATTTCTATATGATAAAGACGAAGAGAGTTGGAAAAGAACATTGCACAAGCTAGAAGCATCACAAGATAACGATCGTCGTTATGTCTCTAACTACATCGGGGCAGGTGAATACCTTCCAAGACGTCAAATAGAATTGGAACAATATGTAAGtccagatgaagaagaatattcACCTTCATATATCATGTCACTTTGA
- a CDS encoding Disease resistance protein (TIR-NBS class) (Disease resistance protein (TIR-NBS class); FUNCTIONS IN: transmembrane receptor activity, ATP binding; INVOLVED IN: signal transduction, apoptosis, defense response, innate immune response; LOCATED IN: intrinsic to membrane; EXPRESSED IN: 20 plant structures; EXPRESSED DURING: 12 growth stages; CONTAINS InterPro DOMAIN/s: NB-ARC (InterPro:IPR002182), Disease resistance protein (InterPro:IPR000767), Toll-Interleukin receptor (InterPro:IPR000157); BEST Arabidopsis thaliana protein match is: Disease resistance protein (TIR-NBS class) (TAIR:AT1G72950.1).), whose product MNTIFKKLSCFKKKVKSLRIFESRSLSSSSSSSFTPQKFDVFLSFRGKDTRKNFVSFLYKALVSKGIRTFKDDEELERGRPIPPELRQAIKGSRIAVVVVSVTYPASSWCLEELREILKLEKLGLLTVIPIFYEINPSDVRRQSGVVSKQFKKHEKRQSRERVKSWREALTKLASLSGECSKNWEDLSNRFSKFRFLSLFLKGLRLCFSREDDSKLVDGITEKISTKLFSEKPRNDNILIGIDQHMGELYPLFNLNSNEDVQVIGIWGRGSNGRSALASHVYQNIKHHFEAHCFLEDVRRISLHFRDSHLQDELLSNMQGEGLTTKNCHRCLKTIKARLRNKKVLLVANDVDKLEQFDALAEEFSWFGPGSRIIITTQDRQLLISSVVRSVYEVKLLRCYAVRELFRSNAFKERERDDPVGFDQSTYRAMYISGHVFLTLRYIFTLLCDRVNVTPFFYIWMCHLCMDLCTIHLVNYFILKTVHNKFI is encoded by the exons atgAACACgatctttaaaaaattatcctgttttaagaaaaaggtTAAATCTTTACGAATATTCGAATCCAGGtcactctcttcttcgtcttcttcctcattcaCTCCTCAAAAGTTCGACGTTTTTCTAAGCTTCAGAGGCAAAGATACTCGCAAGAACTTCGTCAGTTTTCTCTACAAGGCGCTAGTATCAAAAGGGATTCGAACTTTCAAAGACGACGAGGAATTGGAGAGAGGCCGTCCGATTCCGCCGGAGCTTCGCCAAGCAATCAAAGGGTCGAGAATCGCCGTGGTCGTGGTCTCTGTAACTTACCCTGCCTCGTCCTGGTGTCTCGAAGAACTCAGGGAGATTCTGAAACTTGAGAAGCTGGGTTTGCTCACTGTAATACCCATTTTCTATGAGATTAATCCTTCAGACGTGAGGAGACAGAGCGGAGTAGTCTCAAAACAGTTCAAGAAGCATGAGAAGAGACAGAGCAGAGAAAGAGTCAAATCGTGGAGGGAAGCGTTGACCAAATTGGCTAGTCTCTCCGGCGAGTGTTCAAAGAATTG gGAAGATCTGTCGAATCGTTTCtcaaagtttcgatttttatcTCTGTTTCTCAAA GGTCTTCGTCTCTGTTTCTCAAG gGAAGATGACTCGAAGCTGGTCGATGGAATTACTGAGAAGATATCAACAAAGTTGTTCTCGGAAAAACCAAGGAATGATAATATCCTAATTGGTATCGACCAACACATGGGGGAATTGTATCCACTATTTAACCTGAATTCGAATGAAGATGTTCAAGTCATTGGGATTTGGGGAAGAGGAAGTAATGGTAGATCAGCACTAGCAAGCCACGTTtaccaaaacatcaaacatcaCTTTGAAGCTCATTGTTTTCTCGAAGACGTGAGACGGATTTCGCTACATTTCCGTGACTCTCATTTACAAGATGAGCTTCTTTCAAATATGCAAGGAGAAGGTTTGACAACAAAGAACTGTCATAGGTGTCTTAAGACTATCAAAGCAAGGCTAAGGAACAAGAAGGTTCTTCTTGTGGCGAACGATGTAGACAAACTTGAACAATTTGATGCACTTGCTGAAGAATTTAGCTGGTTTGGTCCTGGAAGCAGAATCATCATAACCACACAAGATAGACAATTGCTTATTTCATCAGTAGTGAGGAGTGTCTACGAAGTTAAGCTCTTGAGATGTTACGCAGTTCGTGAGCTCTTTAGGTCAAATGCcttcaaagaaagagaaagagacgatCCTGTTGGGTTCGACCAGTCTACATATCGAGCCATGTATATATCAGGTCATGTGTTTTTGACCTTGAGATATATTTTCACTTTGTTGTGTGATAGAG TGAATGTTACGCCATTTTTTTACATATGGATGTGCCACTTGTGTATGGATTTGTGTACTATCCATTTGGTAAACTATTTTATTCTTAAGACGGTTCACAACAAATTCATTTAA
- a CDS encoding Disease resistance protein (TIR-NBS class) (Disease resistance protein (TIR-NBS class); FUNCTIONS IN: transmembrane receptor activity, ATP binding; INVOLVED IN: signal transduction, defense response, apoptosis, innate immune response; LOCATED IN: intrinsic to membrane; EXPRESSED IN: 20 plant structures; EXPRESSED DURING: 12 growth stages; CONTAINS InterPro DOMAIN/s: NB-ARC (InterPro:IPR002182), Disease resistance protein (InterPro:IPR000767), Toll-Interleukin receptor (InterPro:IPR000157); BEST Arabidopsis thaliana protein match is: Disease resistance protein (TIR-NBS class) (TAIR:AT1G72950.1); Has 5933 Blast hits to 5765 proteins in 247 species: Archae - 0; Bacteria - 133; Metazoa - 8; Fungi - 0; Plants - 5786; Viruses - 0; Other Eukaryotes - 6 (source: NCBI BLink).), whose protein sequence is MNTIFKKLSCFKKKVKSLRIFESRSLSSSSSSSFTPQKFDVFLSFRGKDTRKNFVSFLYKALVSKGIRTFKDDEELERGRPIPPELRQAIKGSRIAVVVVSVTYPASSWCLEELREILKLEKLGLLTVIPIFYEINPSDVRRQSGVVSKQFKKHEKRQSRERVKSWREALTKLASLSGECSKNWEDDSKLVDGITEKISTKLFSEKPRNDNILIGIDQHMGELYPLFNLNSNEDVQVIGIWGRGSNGRSALASHVYQNIKHHFEAHCFLEDVRRISLHFRDSHLQDELLSNMQGEGLTTKNCHRCLKTIKARLRNKKVLLVANDVDKLEQFDALAEEFSWFGPGSRIIITTQDRQLLISSVVRSVYEVKLLRCYAVRELFRSNAFKERERDDPVGFDQSTYRAMYISGHVFLTLRYIFTLLCDRGQLRERINAIVHSL, encoded by the exons atgAACACgatctttaaaaaattatcctgttttaagaaaaaggtTAAATCTTTACGAATATTCGAATCCAGGtcactctcttcttcgtcttcttcctcattcaCTCCTCAAAAGTTCGACGTTTTTCTAAGCTTCAGAGGCAAAGATACTCGCAAGAACTTCGTCAGTTTTCTCTACAAGGCGCTAGTATCAAAAGGGATTCGAACTTTCAAAGACGACGAGGAATTGGAGAGAGGCCGTCCGATTCCGCCGGAGCTTCGCCAAGCAATCAAAGGGTCGAGAATCGCCGTGGTCGTGGTCTCTGTAACTTACCCTGCCTCGTCCTGGTGTCTCGAAGAACTCAGGGAGATTCTGAAACTTGAGAAGCTGGGTTTGCTCACTGTAATACCCATTTTCTATGAGATTAATCCTTCAGACGTGAGGAGACAGAGCGGAGTAGTCTCAAAACAGTTCAAGAAGCATGAGAAGAGACAGAGCAGAGAAAGAGTCAAATCGTGGAGGGAAGCGTTGACCAAATTGGCTAGTCTCTCCGGCGAGTGTTCAAAGAATTG gGAAGATGACTCGAAGCTGGTCGATGGAATTACTGAGAAGATATCAACAAAGTTGTTCTCGGAAAAACCAAGGAATGATAATATCCTAATTGGTATCGACCAACACATGGGGGAATTGTATCCACTATTTAACCTGAATTCGAATGAAGATGTTCAAGTCATTGGGATTTGGGGAAGAGGAAGTAATGGTAGATCAGCACTAGCAAGCCACGTTtaccaaaacatcaaacatcaCTTTGAAGCTCATTGTTTTCTCGAAGACGTGAGACGGATTTCGCTACATTTCCGTGACTCTCATTTACAAGATGAGCTTCTTTCAAATATGCAAGGAGAAGGTTTGACAACAAAGAACTGTCATAGGTGTCTTAAGACTATCAAAGCAAGGCTAAGGAACAAGAAGGTTCTTCTTGTGGCGAACGATGTAGACAAACTTGAACAATTTGATGCACTTGCTGAAGAATTTAGCTGGTTTGGTCCTGGAAGCAGAATCATCATAACCACACAAGATAGACAATTGCTTATTTCATCAGTAGTGAGGAGTGTCTACGAAGTTAAGCTCTTGAGATGTTACGCAGTTCGTGAGCTCTTTAGGTCAAATGCcttcaaagaaagagaaagagacgatCCTGTTGGGTTCGACCAGTCTACATATCGAGCCATGTATATATCAGGTCATGTGTTTTTGACCTTGAGATATATTTTCACTTTGTTGTGTGATAGAGGTCAACTTAGAGAAAGGATAAATGCAATAGTACATAGTCTTTAG
- a CDS encoding Survival protein SurE-like phosphatase/nucleotidase (Survival protein SurE-like phosphatase/nucleotidase; FUNCTIONS IN: hydrolase activity, acid phosphatase activity; INVOLVED IN: biological_process unknown; LOCATED IN: cellular_component unknown; CONTAINS InterPro DOMAIN/s: Survival protein SurE-like phosphatase/nucleotidase (InterPro:IPR002828); BEST Arabidopsis thaliana protein match is: Survival protein SurE-like phosphatase/nucleotidase (TAIR:AT4G14930.1); Has 4548 Blast hits to 4546 proteins in 1570 species: Archae - 197; Bacteria - 3352; Metazoa - 2; Fungi - 8; Plants - 92; Viruses - 0; Other Eukaryotes - 897 (source: NCBI BLink).), with the protein MTSKNNGLSAALVSNLQDVLSKRKVGNEEKVGSDGSAEEAPSTSDSVDVASVEEEIDDSRPIVLVTNGDGIDSPGLVSLVEALVLEGLYNVHVCAPQTDKSASAHSTTPGETIAVSSVKLKGATAFEVSGTPVDCISLGLSGALFAWSKPILVISGINQGSSCGHQMFYSGAVAGGREALISGVPSLSISLNWKKNESQESHFKDAVGVCLPLINATIRDIAKGVFPKDCSLNIEIPTSPSSNKGFKVTKQSMWRQYPSWQAVSANRHPGAGNFMSNQQSLGAQLAQLGRDASAAGAARRFTTQKKSIVEIESVGVAGKTDTRVKKFFRLEFLAKEQEHTDEDLDVKALEDGFVSVTPFSLLPKTDSETQAAASEWISKALNSDQ; encoded by the exons ATGACCTCGAAGAACAATGGTTTGTCAGCTGCGCTCGTTTCGAATCTCCAAGATGTGCTTTCGAAGAGAAAAGTAGGAAATGAGGAAAAAGTTGGAAGCGATGGATCGGCGGAGGAGGCTCCGTCTACATCTGATTCCGTTGATGTTGCGTCGGTGGAGGAAGAGATCGATGATTCTAGACCTATTGTTTTAGTTACGAATGGTGATGGGATTGATTCGCCAGGGCTTGTTTCTCTCGTTGAGGCTTTGGTTCTCGAAGGGCTTTACAATGTTCATGTTTGTGCTCCTCAAAC GGACAAATCAGCCTCTGCTCATTCTACTACTCCAGGAGAAACAATCGCTGTAAGCTCTGTAAAACTCAAAGGTGCCACAGCCTTTGAAGTTTCAG GGACTCCTGTGGACTGCATCTCATTAGGATTATCTGGAGCGCTTTTTGCTTGGTCAAAACCTATACTG GTAATTAGTGGAATTAATCAGGGATCAAGCTGTGGCCATCAAAT GTTCTATTCAGGTGCAGTTGCTGGAGGCAGGGAGGCTTTGATTTCTGGGGTACCCTCTTTGTCAATATCGTTGAATTG gaagaaaaatgaaagccAAGAAAGTCACTTTAAGGATGCTGTTGGTGTCTGCTTACCTTTGATAAACGCAACTATCAGAGACATTGCGAAAGGAGTTTTCCCTAAAGACTGCTCTCTCAACATAGAAATTCCAACATCACCCTCATCAAACAAG GGTTTCAAGGTAACAAAGCAAAGCATGTGGAGGCAGTATCCTAGTTGGCAAGCTGTTTCAGCTAATCGTCACCCTGGTGCTGGGAATTTCATGTCCAACCAACAAAGTTTAGGGGCTCAGCTTGCCCAGCTTGGCAGGGATGCTTCAGCGGCT GGGGCGGCTCGTCGTTTTACCACTCAGAAGAAGAGTATTGTAGAAATTGAATCAGTTGGTGTTGCTGGTAAAACTGATACCCGTGTTAAGAAATTCTTTCGTCTAGAG TTTCTTGCTAAAGAACAAGAACACACAGATGAAGATTTGGATGTCAAGGCTCTAGAAGATGGTTTC GTTTCCGTGACTCCATTTTCTCTCCTTCCAAAAACGGATTCAGAAACTCAAGCCGCAGCATCAGAATGGATCTCCAAAGCCCTTAACTCTGATCAATGA